In Crinalium epipsammum PCC 9333, the genomic window ACCATCCAATTCAGAAGCTAATTTTAAGTAAAGTGTCTGAATTGCTGCGGATGCCTGGAGAAGAATTTATCGCAGTACATGATGACTGTGGCGCTCCTACTTATTTGATGCAGATGGGGCAAATAGCTTCCCTCTATGCTCACTTATCTTCTGGTGAAAATTTAGACTTAGAGCGGATTGTGCGTGCCATGACTCATCATCCTGCATTGGTGGCAGGAGAAGGGGAATTTGATACGCGCCTGATGGAATTAACAGAGGGAGAATTGGTAAGTAAAGCTGGAGCCGAAGGAATTCAGTGTATTGGTAGAGTTGGCGAAGGCATGGGTTTGGCGATTAAAGTAATCGACGGAGCCAAACGCGCTAAGTATGCTGTAGCAATCCACTTACTTCAGCAGATGGGCTGGATTAGTCCAACCGTTGCTGAAAGCCTTTCAGAGACGTTTATCAGCCTCGGAAGATTTAAGCGTTTAGAAGTAATTGGAGAACTTTCGCTTTTATAGTTGCCAAATCAGGAATGTTATGGTTATACTATAGAAGACGACGCGGGATAGAGCAGCCTGGTAGCTCGTCGGGCTCATAACCCGAAGGTCAGTGGTTCAAATCCACTTCCCGCTACCAAATAAATTAAAACCCTGTAATCAAGAGATTGCAGGGTTTTTGTTTTATTAAAAGAGAATTCAGGATCATGTAGAGACGCGAAATTTCGCGTCTCTACCCCTATTGATTTTTGAAGTCAAAAAGAAAAGTCCATGACGTTGAAAATCTCTGACGCTAACATATCAAAACCTGTTGTAGGCGGTCTGGTGCAGCGCCTTGTTCGACCGCCGTTGATACATTACGGCGGATGTGGTGGACTGCCTCCATCGTCAATCACCAGAACTTTGAAGCCAAACGATTCCACAAGAGCCTGCATACAACCTGTGCCGCCATATGGATAAGCATGGGCGTAAAAATTAAGACGCGCCGTATTCAGGCTTACTTTTTCGCATGACAGCAAAGAGAACTCGCCGTTTTTGAACGCATCAATCATTGAGCCAAAATCCCAGCCGCAATTTAGCGACGGGTCTGTCCAGAGAGCATCTTCTTCAGGCGTTGACCATACAAAATACTTGCGTGCCTCTTCGTCAAACAAAGACAAATATTGCTCGTCGTCACTTATATTATCTTCATCTTTATCCATTTTGAGTTGGTTAAAAACTCTTTGTAAATCTTCAAATCTCTTATCATCGGTAACGGCAAACTCAATATATTCGCTCACCTATTTAATCCCAATTATCATTGGCTTAGAAAAGATTACAATTTTACTATAAAAAAATGTGTTTTTATGACTCAAGCAATTAATAACTCACAACTCATGCTCAATGAATTTCAAAATTTATCTGCCGCTCAACAGCAGGAAGTAATTGATTTTATACAGTTTCTGCAATATAAAGCAGCACAAAAGAATGTGTCAGAACTCCGACGTATTTCTGCTTATGAAGCAGCCCAACAGTGGGCGGGATGTGTTGATAGTGGATTAGGCGACCTTTCGACTAATAAAGATTATTTAGAGGGATTTGGTAAATCGTGAAGTCAAAGGTAATTTTAGATACAAGTCCTTTAGTAGCTTTTATTGATCAAGGTGATAACTTTCATGGTTGGGCGATAGAAACTTGGAAAAGTCTCGCAATACCTTTATTTACTTGTGAGGCGGTAATTGCTGAATCGTGTTTTTTACTACGGCGAACTTACGGCGGACAGGATGCTGTTATGTCAATGCTGGAGGCTGGAGTAATTAAAATACCATTTCATCTAGATGATGAAATAGGAACTATCCGCGAGTTAATGAGAAGATATCAGAATGTACCAATGGCTTTGGCTGATGCGTGTTTGGTAAGGATGAGTGAGTTAATAGAAGGCAGTGAGGTATTAACTTTAGATAGTGATTTTAGGATTTATCGCAAGAATAAGAATGAGGTAATTGATCTGATTATGTCTGATAAGTTATGAACTTTTTCTCCCTCCTCTCCCCTCCCTTCTTCGGCTATACCTAGCTCCGCATACGTGAACACCGATCTGTACGATCGCACTATCCTTTCTACAATGACCTTAGTAGAACAAATTTATATAAAAAATTACTAGGGAGGTTATAGGGAAGTATGCAACCAACTAATCCTAATCAATTTACCGAAAAAGCCTGGGAAGCGATCGCACGTACCCCAGATGTGGTTAAGCAAGCGAGTCAGCAACAAATTGAAGCTGAACACCTGATGAAGGCGCTGCTAGAACAAGAAGGACTAGCCAGCAGCATATTTACCAAAGCTGGTGTAAGTATCCAGCGCGTGCGAGATTTTGCGGAGCAATTTATTCAGCGTAATCCTAAAGTATCAGGTAGTGGCAGTTCTGTTTATTTAGGGCGTAGTCTTGATGCACTCCTGGATCGGGCTGAAGCGTATCGTAAAGAGTATGGAGATGACTTCATCTCGATTGAACATCTGATGTTAGCTTATGCCAAAGATGACCGCTTTGGTAAAGCTTTATTCCAGGAATTTAAACTTGATGAAGCGAAACTCAAAAATATCATCACCCAAATTCGCGGGAGTCAAAAAGTGACTGACCAAAATCCAGAAGGCAAATACGAATCGCTGGAAAAATACGGGCGTGACCTGACACAATATGCCCGTGAAGGTAAACTTGATCCAGTAATTGGGCGAGATGATGAGATTCGCCGCACCATCCAAATTCTATCCCGTCGCACTAAGAATAACCCTGTGCTAATTGGAGAACCAGGGGTTGGTAAAACTGCGATCGCAGAAGGACTCGCACAACGGATTATAAGTGGAGATGTACCGCAATCTTTGCGCGATCGCAAGTTAATTGCCTTAGATATGGGCGCTTTAATTGCTGGTGCTAAGTTTCGCGGTGAATTTGAAGAACGCTTAAAAGCTGTACTTAAGGAAATTACCGATTCTCAAGGCAAAATCGTCCTATTTATAGATGAAATTCACACCGTTGTCGGTGCTGGCGCTACTCAAGGTGCAATGGATGCCAGCAACTTGTTAAAGCCGATGTTAGCGCGGGGTGAATTGCGTTGTATTGGTGCAACAACTTTAGATGAATACCGCAAATATATTGAGAAGGATGCAGCTTTAGAGCGTCGCTTCCAACAAGTATTTGTGGATCAGCCAAGCGTCGAAGATACGATTTCAATTTTGCGGGGTTTAAAAGAACGCTACGAAGTTCATCACGGGGTAAGGATTTCCGATAATTCCTTAGTAGCAGCCGCAACTTTATCTACTAGATATATTAGCGATCGCTTCTTACCAGATAAAGCAATTGACTTGGTAGACGAAGCTGCTGCAAGGTTAAAAATGGAGATTACCTCCAAACCTGAAGAACTTGACGAAATTGACCGGAAGATTTTGCAGCTAGAAATGGAGCGTTTATCGCTGCAAAAAGAAAGTAATCCCGCTTCCAAAGAACGGTTAGAAAGATTAGAAAAAGAACTCGCTGATTTCAAGGAAGAACAGCGCACGTTAAACGGTCAATGGCAGTCTGAAAAAGATGTTATCAACAAAATTCAGTCGATAAAAGAAGAAATCGACAAAGTTAATATTGAGATCCAACAAGCTGAACGCGATTACGATCTCAATAAAGCAGCAGAACTCAAATACGGTACATTGACCGAACTGCACCGCAAATTAGAAGATGCTGAAAGAAACCTCGCAGAAGCTCAAACCAGTGGTAAATCTCTGTTGCGAGAAGAAGTTACTGAATCGGATATTGCGGAAATTATCTCTAAATGGACTGGGATTCCAATTAGCAAATTAGTGGCATCTGAGATAGAAAAACTCTTACATTTAGAAGATGAACTGCACGAACGGGTAGTTGGACAACATGAAGCGGTGACTGCGGTTGCAGATGCGATTCAAAGATCCCGTGCTGGGTTAGCTGATCCTAATCGTCCCACTGCTAGTTTTATCTTCCTTGGCCCTACAGGGGTAGGTAAAACAGAACTGGGAAAAGCACTTGCTGCTTACCTGTTCGATACGGAAGACGCTTTAGTGCGGATAGATATGTCCGAATATATGGAGAAACACGCCGTTTCTAGATTAATTGGTGCGCCTCCAGGGTATGTCGGTTATGAAGAAGGCGGTCAACTAACTGAAGCTATCCGTCGTCGTCCTTATTCAGTCATCTTATTTGATGAAATTGAAAAAGCACACCCCGATGTTTTCAACGTAATGTTGCAAATTCTTGATGATGGTCGAGTTACAGATTCTCAAGGTCGTACTGTTGACTTTAAGAATACGATTATCATTATGACCAGTAATATTGGATCGCAATTTATCTTAGATATTGCTGGTGATGAAACCCGCTATGAAGAAATGCGGAGTCGGGTGATGGATGCGATGCGGAATAGTTTCCGTCCAGAATTTCTCAACCGAATTGATGAAATTATTATCTTCCACGGTTTGAGTAAAGCTGAACTGCGGTATATTGTGCAGTTACAGATTAAGCGGTTACAGGAAAGATTGCGCGATCGCAAGATGTCTTTAAAACTTTCTGAATCTGCCTTAGACTTCTTAGCAGAGGTGGGATATGACCCTGTATATGGTGCGCGTCCACTGAAGCGGGCGATTCAACGAGAATTAGAAACCCAAATTGCTAAGAGTATCTTACGAGGTGACTTTAACGACGGTGACACCATCTATGTAGATGTGGAAAATGAGCGTCTTGCTTTCAAGCGTTTACCCGCAGAGTTACTAACTGCACAATCAAGTTAATTTAGCATTGTTGCCGTTAGCTTTTACTTTTGGGCGCACATATAATTAATGCGCGCCTTTACAATTTGATTGCACTTTGCCTAAAAAACCAAAATGCTTGAAATTCACAAATATTATGTTTTTGACGAAAATCAGCAACCTATTGCTGTACAAATTTCCATTTCTGAATTTACTCAAATTGAGGAAATTCTAGAAAACTATGGTTTAGTCAAATTGATGGAGTCAGCAGAAGATAACGAACGACTATCTAAAACTCAAGCTTTACAATATTATCGATCGCTAAAAGGTAAGAATGTGGACAATTAAATTAAATATACTAACACAGCAACAGTAGAGACGCGATATATCGCGTCTCTACATTATTTAGAACTTTCTACAGAGGAATCTGTAATTACTAAATTAGTTGATGTATTGATTGCCTTAAGGGAAGTCTTTTGAAAAGGATTGTGAAAAAACGACCCCGTTTGAGGTGGTAGTGTCGGATCTAGAACAATTTCCGCCAGACTCTTAAATACACCTGTAAGTGGAATTGCTAAAATTACGCCTAATATTCCACCTAATTTTGCTCCTAGTAGTAATGACACAAATATTATTACAGGTGATAAACCTGTCAGATTACCCATTATACGGGGAGCTACTAAATTATCTTTAACTTGTTGCAGTGCGATCGCAACTACTAAAACTTTTAAAGCTAACCACCAGTTAATAAAAACAACTATAACTGTGACTATAGCAATTCCTAAAGTTGCTCCTATAAATGGAATAATTTCCATTATTCCTATAATAACAGCAAATAATAAAAAGAAGGGAACTTGTAAAAAAAAGAAAGCTGGTGTTAATGCTACTGACATAAATAAACCTAGCAACAGTTGCCCTGTAACAAACCTTTGCAAATTTCTGGCAAGCGTATCTGTTAAACTTGATTGAATTAGAGGAGAGAAAATACCTGTAAAATTCTGCCAAACTCTTTCAGCATCAATCAACATATAAAAAGAAATCACCAAAACTAAAATAAAGTCCAAAAATCCATTAAATGTACCTAAAACTAAGCCAAAACCTGTTGAAGTAAGTGTTGAAGCTAGGGTTTGTAATCGAGCTAATAGTTGAGAAGCCAGTATTGGTACATCAAATGGTAAGTTACGCTCTACACTCCAGCTTTGAAATAGAGATAATTGTTGTCTGGCTGAATCTAATAGAGATGGAAAATTAGTTAATAATTGTCCTGCTTGGTTAAACACAGGTGGTACTACAGTTAAAGCAATGAGTACTACAACTACTCCAGCTAATAGATAGACCAGTAATGCTGCTATACTTCTTGGTAGAAATGGCTCTAAAATAACAACAGCATAGTTGAGTAAAAAAGCGATTAGCCCTGCCGTCAGTAAAATACTAATCAGTTCACCAACATAGCTTAACGTTAAAACTGTCAACCATCCAGTTAATAAAATTAGCGACCATGTGATCAGGAATTGCTGGAAAGGGGAAAAATATCGGTTCATTGCTCTAATTCAGATATATCTTAATCAATGTGCTGATAACTTTTATATAAATTATGGAATGAATAAGCGTCAAGTTAAATTTTCAAGGATATATTTTTAATTATGACTTAAAATTTCAACGTCCCAGCTTTTAGGAAATTAATTGCTTTAAATTATTAACAACTTCAAGAAGCTGCTGCGGATGCTCGATTAAATAATCTGGGTTTTGATTACTTAATATTTGTTGAGAATTAAACCCCCAGCTAACTGCAACTACTTGAATATTACTTTTTTTTGCAGCCTCTATATCTCTGGTTTCATCTCCCACATATATAACATCTGATAAATGGAGATTTTGTTGAGTCAGCACATTATTAATCACTTTGTTTTTCCCAAAAATTGTAGTGCCTGAACAAATAAAACTAAAAATTTGATCTAATTGATTATTTTCTAAAAATAATTGAACATTGTCTTGGGAGTTTGAAGTAATAATACCTAACTGGTTGCCCTGAGATTTTAGCTCCAGCAATGCTTCTTTCATTCCTGCAATTGGTTTAACTAATTTAATGTCTTTATGTAATTCTTTTTTAATTCTTCTCAAAATAAATGGCAGTTTCCAAATAGAAACACCTGCTTGATAAATAATTTCTCTAGTGGTTAAATTCCTAAAAACATCAATATCTTCTGGACTAACTGATTTATATCCAAATTCTTGAGATAAACGCTGAATAATATTAATCAACGGCTCAAATGTATCAGCAATAGTACCATCAAAATCAAAAATTATTAGTTTCACGGTTATTGATGTGTATAGATGTCAATTTTGTAAACATACTGTATTTTGGAGCCAGTATCCTTTTTTTAGATAAATCTCATAATAATAATGGATAAGGATTAGTCAGCTAGTCGTCAAATGGGGTTTGAAGTGTTGCCAAATTAGCTTTAGCATTGCGTCGGAGCATTTCTGGTTTAATCCGTCGCAGGGCGGATGCTGTAAATCTTTGATTCCACTCTGCATCAGAGATTTCTGCTAATTCGGTGAGGCGAGGTGCAATATTTGCAGGATAAGGTTGAAAATCTGCTACATCTGTGTTTTTGGCAAAACGTTGATTCCAGGGGCAAACATCTTGACAAATATCACATCCTGCAATCCATCCTTGTAAATGAGGCGCGATCGCATCTGGCAATTCTTCCGCCCGATTTTCAATTGTATGATATGCAATGCAACGATTAGCATCTATTACAAAAGGGTATCCCTGCGCGTCATCCTGCGCGACAGCACGAATCGCATTTGTAGGACAAGCCTCAATACAACGAGTACAATTACCGCAGTGGTGCGTGTGCGGCGTATCTGCTGTCAACTCTAAATTAGTCAGCACTTCCCCTAAAAATACCCAAGAGCCAAATTCTCTAGTAATTACATTTCCATTCTTAGCAATCCAACCAATTCCTGCACGTTGCGCCCAAACTTTATCCTGCACTGGCGCAGTATCAGCATAGTAACGAGCTTGAATACCTTCACTTTGCTCTTGCAGCCAATTAGATAACGCTTTGAGCTTTTTATGTAAAACCTTATGATAATCCCTTCCCCAACCATAGCGGGAAATTTTGCCATATTCTCGACTTTCTGGGCGCTGGTGAGGAGTGTAATAATTGAGAGCAACACAAATTACTGATTTCACCTCTGGCATTAGCAAGTGGATATCGTGACGCTTGGGGTTTGCCATCCATTCCATATCGGCGTGATAGCCTAGCGCCATCCATGCTTGCAATCGCTGTACTTCTACGCCATTAGTAGCGTTAGCATCGGCAATTCCTACCTGATGGAATCCTAACTCTAGGGCTTTTTGCTTAATTTCATCGCTGCTAACTAACACTTTTTTCGGCAATTACTTGAGAGCGCATTTGATCGGGATATCTATTATACAAGTAGAGACGCGATATATCGCGTCTCTACATCTCAGGCAACCAATCAGAATTGACAGAAAGTGTTTTCGTCAGCAAAGGGTGATTCAATTAAGTTAGATTAATATTCTTATCCTAAAAAGGAATTTGTGATAGTTTCTTCTTGAGTAAAAGGAGACTCTTGGGGAAAGAAGTTTAATTTAATTTTTGTTTCTTCGGAGGCTTTAAGACGAGCTTTTTGATAACAATCATTAAATATTTCTTCAACTAAAGGTTTTAAACTAGGACTATCTTCAAGTAATACTTCAATAGAGATACGTTGTTCAGTAATTGTACTCCGCCAGCTTTCACTACGCTTTTTTGGTTGATACTGCCATTTGAGGAGGTGCATTAATAATATAATTAAACGGCTTTTTAACTCCCGTTTTTCACTTCTTCCCATGCTTTCAATTTCTTCAATGAGATTAGGGATATCTATTTCATGTAATTTATGTTCTTTTAACTGTTGAGCAGTTGTTTGTGTCCATAAATAAAAGTCTTGATCGTATAGAGTATTGGGTGTTGAGATAGCTTGATTAAGCATACATAACTCCTTTTTAACCCACTATAAATATTATCTTATGGCATTAGGTCAGAAAATTAAGGTTGGATTATATAAGTTTTACGGAAATTTTACAAAAATATTCTGCAAAATCCCTCTAGAAGAGTAGGTATTAGCTGGCAATTCTATTGAATAATAAATCAATATTTTACAAATAATTTTATGACACTTGCTGAAGACTTACCCCTAACTACTGAATCTGCCTCTGTTACTGAAATAAAGATTGAAGGAATTACAGAACCAGTATTGGTGCGTTACTTTGAAACCTTAAACGCGGGTGATTTTCAGGCGACAGCAGCTTTATTTGCCCCACAGGGGACAATGTATCCGCCATTTGAGGAACCAAAGGTAGGTAAAGATGCGATCGCAGCTTACTTAGAAGCAGAAGCCCAAGGAATGATTCTATCTCCCAACCAAGGCATTGCTGAAACTTTAGAAGATGGCTTAATTGATATTAAAGTTAGTGGTAAGGTTCAAACTCGCTGGTTTGGAGTGAATGTTTCCTGGTCTTTTGTCATCAATTCCGAGCGAGAAATTCTTGAAGCTACTATTAAATTATTAGCTTCTCCTCAAGAGTTACTAAGCATGAAGAAATAGCTATCTATTACCGAAAGAATGACGGCTTTGGGCTGCCCGTCTTTAGGATAAGTTGTTTTATGAATTAGAGGATTTTGGTGCTTCAGGCAAATTTACTTCTAGCTTGAGACAGTTGCGCCCATTTACTTGTAGACGGTATTCCACTCGATCCATTAACCGATTCATAATTAACCAACCATAGCCGTTTTCCTGTTTATCATCAGGATTTGGTGGGAGATAGCTAGAAAGATCAAATCCTTTGCCATGATCCCAAATTTCTAAGGCAAGGTCACGATCTTTTAACTCTAAACGAATTAATACAGGTAAATTTGGTTGGTTTTTATGGGCGTGGCGCACTACATTTGAGTAGGCTTCTACCAAAACTAATCTTAAACGATTTGCTTGGCGTGTCCAATCAACAGATTCCCCTAGTTCAGCTTCTAAACTGCCTAGCAGCCAGTGTTCTACAATTGCTAAAAACTTTAAATCGCTAGGTATATGTAACTCTGTTTTCATATCCACTTAAGAAACCTCTAAAGAAAGTATAGTTTGATCGTCTTCCTGAATATTATTGGTATGTTCTCGTAGACGAGCTAATAAATTATTCAAACTAAAAGTTATTGGCTCTTTAATTAATAGTTCCCAAAGTCCCTCTTGTTTGAGCATTGAACCAGTACTTAGTTCAATGCTAGTTTGCTCTCCTGCTGCCAATGCTATCGGCTCAGTAATTGTTGCTTCAGTAATACCATCGCTAGTCAAGAGGAAGATTTCACCGGAATTTAATATTATATGTCCCACTGCTCGTTTCCATATCGGTAAAATCCCTAATGGAATACTTCGCACCTTCAGAAAATCGGGTTCAACTTTAACACATTCTGAGGATTCCTTTTGTTGAACTACTGTTTGGTGAGACCAAATTAAAGGGTAAATGTGACCAGCATTAGCATAGGCTAACTCCTTTGTGGTTGGGGTATAACGCGCCAGCACCATTGTAATAAAGCAGTTGTTGCTAACTAAATCGTCAGACATGATGGCGTTGAGATTTTGCATCACTACATCTGGCTCTGGAGATATTTCTTGAGCTAGTTCCCGCCGTAAGACTGAAATGGCACTTGCCATAAATAATGCTGCTGGTACTCCTTTACCAGATACATCGCCTACAGCTAACCAAATATCACCTTGAGGATGGAAATAAACTTCAAAAAAATCACCGCCAACTTCTCTAGCTGCGTAACAGCAAGCTTGCACTCGCAAACCTTCAACTTCGGGCCAACTTTGACGTAGTAGGTTATTTTGGATTTGACGAGCAACTGCTAGTTCAGCTATCATTTGCTCGGCTTGCTCTTGGGTACGCTGATAGAGTTTTGCTTGGGAAATAGCTAGGGCAGCTTGCTCTGTGACACCTTCTATTAGTTGTACTTCTTCTGGTGACCAGGGAGGAGAGTTAACGTACTGATAAATAAACAAAACTGCCAGTAGTTGCTGCTGATAAATCAGGGGGACAATTAGCTGAGTATATTGGTTGTCGTTGTCCTCAATGTGAATAATTTGTGTCTGGGTGTTTCCCAATACGTCTTGCATCTGCACTTCTGCCTGGGAAGGTAGTTCAGTCCCTGTCGCGTCTGGTGCATAGAAGGAAAAAGCCTCTGGGGTGATGCGATCGCTCTCTACTGGTCTTAAAATACAACCTGTTGCTTTGAATGTTTGACCAATTGTATTCACAATAGTTTGTAGCATACTGCGATAGTCTAAAGACTCCCGAATCGCAGTTGTAACAGCATTAAATAAGGATTCTCTCTGGAGCGCACGCCGCAGTTCATCTGTCCTGCGCTTTAATACTTTGTAGGTTTCTGCTGCTTGTTGGACAATGCCTTTTAATTTATCTGGATTCCAAGGCTTAGTAATGTATTTAAATACCTTGCCTGAGTTGATCGCATCTACCAAATCGTCAACATCAGTATAACCAGTTAACAAGATCCGAATTGTCTCTGGAAACTGTTCAGCTGTTTGACCCAAAAATTCTGTGCCGTTCATCTGGGGCATACGCTGATCGGAAATAATCACAGCCATTTCCCCTTCAGTTTCCAGCACTTTCAAAGCACTCAAACCACTATCGGCTTTATAAACGCGAAAATCACGCCTAAACGTTCGGTATAACAAATCCAAGTTGTCAGACTCGTCATCAACTACCATCAACTTGAGTTTTTTTTGATCTACCTGACTCATGCGATCGCTCCACTTCCAAATTGCTCAAATACAATGAACAATTAACAATTAACAATTACCGAGCTAGAAACACGACGAATACTTTGATCAGCAATAGTTGATCTATTTTCAAGAAGATTTATTAAATTAATTTAGAGAATACAGGGCTTGTATAGTCAAGCCCTTACTGCTATAGTCAAGCACTCATTTTTAAGTTCGTGTCAATCAATCAAAGTTGAAAATGCCCTAATTTAAGGCATTCCCAAATAATTTATCCAACTAAGCCAGATCTTAAAGCACGTACAGCAGCTTGAGTACGGTCATCAGCACAGAGCTTGTTTAAGATGTTGCGGACATGAGTTTTGACAGTTCCGACTGTGATGAATAATTTCTCAGCAATTGTGGCATTGCTGCAACCTTCAACAATCAGTTGTAAAACTTCTAATTCCCGTTCGGTGAGAGGATAAGCTTCAATTAACTGACTGTATTCTGGCTCAGAAGCATTAATCGTAACTGTTTTATTCAATGCTGCTGGTTCGACTGCTTGCTGGTTACTTTTTGTCTGCTTGAGGACAATTCGAGCGATCGCGGGATCAATCCAAGCGTTGCCTTCGTTTGTTACTTGCAGTGCTTCTAGCAAGTTATCAAAGCTGATATTCTTCATGCAGTAGGAGTCTGCCCCAGCAGCGAAGGCAGCTAAAACTGCATCTTCGTTGTCTTGTAACGTCAACACCAAAATTTTTGTGGGCGTATCTTCGTTGCTTTCCTTGAATTTTTTAAATTGCCGAGTTAATTCAATTCCGTCTATATCTGGCAAGCCAATATCAACAATGGCAACGTCCGGTTTAGAGGTTTCCAGCAATTTTAGACCTTCTGAACCATTGGCAGCTTCGCCAACAAATTCAATCTCGCCACGCTGTTGCAAAGCTGTTCTAATGCCAACCCGCGTTAGATCGTGGTCTTCAATCAGGGCTACTCGAATTGTACTCATAGTCAATGTTCCACGCTTTCCGATTCAAAAACTTTTTAAATAGAGTGTATAAGCTTTTGGCAATTACGTTAAATCAAGTCCACCCATTGGCAGTTGAATTAGTTTTGGCTTAGTGGATAAATTCAAAGAGATACATTTTGCGCGAATCTTGCTATTAGCATCAACTTATGATCCAAAAAACGCTGGTTTGCCTGGAGACGAGCCAAGATTAATTACGGGTTTTTATTTCCAGCAATTAATCTTTAAGCGATATACACCATTGCGATCGCTCTTTAGG contains:
- a CDS encoding asparaginase: MTRGKRTQAPELEVGLLREGIAESTHRVQAVVCDNRGRVLSVAGNAETAFFVRSALKPFQALAVTTTGTLERYNLTDRDLAVICSSHQGNIEQTRQVFNILWRCDIDPSILQCPIPEGKRSPLEYNCSGKHAGMLAVCQQRSLPTSNYLQRNHPIQKLILSKVSELLRMPGEEFIAVHDDCGAPTYLMQMGQIASLYAHLSSGENLDLERIVRAMTHHPALVAGEGEFDTRLMELTEGELVSKAGAEGIQCIGRVGEGMGLAIKVIDGAKRAKYAVAIHLLQQMGWISPTVAESLSETFISLGRFKRLEVIGELSLL
- a CDS encoding DUF2281 domain-containing protein, which produces MTQAINNSQLMLNEFQNLSAAQQQEVIDFIQFLQYKAAQKNVSELRRISAYEAAQQWAGCVDSGLGDLSTNKDYLEGFGKS
- a CDS encoding type II toxin-antitoxin system VapC family toxin — encoded protein: MKSKVILDTSPLVAFIDQGDNFHGWAIETWKSLAIPLFTCEAVIAESCFLLRRTYGGQDAVMSMLEAGVIKIPFHLDDEIGTIRELMRRYQNVPMALADACLVRMSELIEGSEVLTLDSDFRIYRKNKNEVIDLIMSDKL
- the clpB gene encoding ATP-dependent chaperone ClpB, which gives rise to MQPTNPNQFTEKAWEAIARTPDVVKQASQQQIEAEHLMKALLEQEGLASSIFTKAGVSIQRVRDFAEQFIQRNPKVSGSGSSVYLGRSLDALLDRAEAYRKEYGDDFISIEHLMLAYAKDDRFGKALFQEFKLDEAKLKNIITQIRGSQKVTDQNPEGKYESLEKYGRDLTQYAREGKLDPVIGRDDEIRRTIQILSRRTKNNPVLIGEPGVGKTAIAEGLAQRIISGDVPQSLRDRKLIALDMGALIAGAKFRGEFEERLKAVLKEITDSQGKIVLFIDEIHTVVGAGATQGAMDASNLLKPMLARGELRCIGATTLDEYRKYIEKDAALERRFQQVFVDQPSVEDTISILRGLKERYEVHHGVRISDNSLVAAATLSTRYISDRFLPDKAIDLVDEAAARLKMEITSKPEELDEIDRKILQLEMERLSLQKESNPASKERLERLEKELADFKEEQRTLNGQWQSEKDVINKIQSIKEEIDKVNIEIQQAERDYDLNKAAELKYGTLTELHRKLEDAERNLAEAQTSGKSLLREEVTESDIAEIISKWTGIPISKLVASEIEKLLHLEDELHERVVGQHEAVTAVADAIQRSRAGLADPNRPTASFIFLGPTGVGKTELGKALAAYLFDTEDALVRIDMSEYMEKHAVSRLIGAPPGYVGYEEGGQLTEAIRRRPYSVILFDEIEKAHPDVFNVMLQILDDGRVTDSQGRTVDFKNTIIIMTSNIGSQFILDIAGDETRYEEMRSRVMDAMRNSFRPEFLNRIDEIIIFHGLSKAELRYIVQLQIKRLQERLRDRKMSLKLSESALDFLAEVGYDPVYGARPLKRAIQRELETQIAKSILRGDFNDGDTIYVDVENERLAFKRLPAELLTAQSS
- a CDS encoding AI-2E family transporter, with translation MNRYFSPFQQFLITWSLILLTGWLTVLTLSYVGELISILLTAGLIAFLLNYAVVILEPFLPRSIAALLVYLLAGVVVVLIALTVVPPVFNQAGQLLTNFPSLLDSARQQLSLFQSWSVERNLPFDVPILASQLLARLQTLASTLTSTGFGLVLGTFNGFLDFILVLVISFYMLIDAERVWQNFTGIFSPLIQSSLTDTLARNLQRFVTGQLLLGLFMSVALTPAFFFLQVPFFLLFAVIIGIMEIIPFIGATLGIAIVTVIVVFINWWLALKVLVVAIALQQVKDNLVAPRIMGNLTGLSPVIIFVSLLLGAKLGGILGVILAIPLTGVFKSLAEIVLDPTLPPQTGSFFHNPFQKTSLKAINTSTNLVITDSSVESSK
- a CDS encoding HAD-IA family hydrolase, producing MTVKLIIFDFDGTIADTFEPLINIIQRLSQEFGYKSVSPEDIDVFRNLTTREIIYQAGVSIWKLPFILRRIKKELHKDIKLVKPIAGMKEALLELKSQGNQLGIITSNSQDNVQLFLENNQLDQIFSFICSGTTIFGKNKVINNVLTQQNLHLSDVIYVGDETRDIEAAKKSNIQVVAVSWGFNSQQILSNQNPDYLIEHPQQLLEVVNNLKQLIS
- the queG gene encoding tRNA epoxyqueuosine(34) reductase QueG; translated protein: MLVSSDEIKQKALELGFHQVGIADANATNGVEVQRLQAWMALGYHADMEWMANPKRHDIHLLMPEVKSVICVALNYYTPHQRPESREYGKISRYGWGRDYHKVLHKKLKALSNWLQEQSEGIQARYYADTAPVQDKVWAQRAGIGWIAKNGNVITREFGSWVFLGEVLTNLELTADTPHTHHCGNCTRCIEACPTNAIRAVAQDDAQGYPFVIDANRCIAYHTIENRAEELPDAIAPHLQGWIAGCDICQDVCPWNQRFAKNTDVADFQPYPANIAPRLTELAEISDAEWNQRFTASALRRIKPEMLRRNAKANLATLQTPFDD
- a CDS encoding DUF29 domain-containing protein, with amino-acid sequence MLNQAISTPNTLYDQDFYLWTQTTAQQLKEHKLHEIDIPNLIEEIESMGRSEKRELKSRLIILLMHLLKWQYQPKKRSESWRSTITEQRISIEVLLEDSPSLKPLVEEIFNDCYQKARLKASEETKIKLNFFPQESPFTQEETITNSFLG
- a CDS encoding nuclear transport factor 2 family protein, which translates into the protein MTLAEDLPLTTESASVTEIKIEGITEPVLVRYFETLNAGDFQATAALFAPQGTMYPPFEEPKVGKDAIAAYLEAEAQGMILSPNQGIAETLEDGLIDIKVSGKVQTRWFGVNVSWSFVINSEREILEATIKLLASPQELLSMKK